A window of Trichoderma atroviride chromosome 3, complete sequence contains these coding sequences:
- a CDS encoding uncharacterized protein (EggNog:ENOG41) produces MVQRRTAASSAREAGDFETLRHGGTFDVRFGSDIFGRPASSRDIYEYEKLPHLPTKQITSSKRNLAGGSVDQDPCQGQCHGQGRQASDVASATGMKKHVVATSPSTLCRAPKTASQPFRRRPAVDSETFRPLDSSRAASALSVNKHNYENTGPPSTRESPERFAEIYDLLKDTVTERSIWEQVKKHSAGQFEWLMTHLPSPDSTIHDSSSEEYLEGHGTYGVDDTVYACSLVLQKKRAPHSDSECPLNSYYLLATPLQYSANWTVEMQEPRIMGEDDESVTWVDGSRPGTPPMKIPEIVYAVENAVSPTFTAVSDRSFGESSSRTTSFSLPRIEDSLEELDRLEDEIEALNAFTTSQQLHSQQLALLEKRQQQQLAKAVPQPAAEKVAKASKRSAIAGAPATVRVKPTEKVSALPRRSTSLVVRERIPEEPTTKGSLSRRSGLGLFMSKAGSTLATVAKSSIGSSKTPTIPKFELPGKAVARRLKEVRDAREAQQAAAHKALEAPPARPRTSKTLSRPTFELPGDTISRRKKEESEAKLKAQEEEQRKKREFKARPAKPSSTPSTLPRDTVASRARQAKIQEETAERLAASLHKVKRLSLGLVRDEPTTPTLIKTEKKRGGRSSMMAAAEEINRTVLASLGSSTKNKNLLSIGGLMSRLKPRSKEIQAHDTASINERKSCDISERPVTAKAARDEAAERSRKASREWAERKHRKEAPPLK; encoded by the exons ATGGTCCAGCGCAGGACTGCCGCCTCATCGGCAAGAGAGGCCGGCGACTTTGAGACTTTGCGGCATGGAGGCACATTTGACGTTCGCTTTGGGTCCGACATTTTTGGGCGACCCGCCAGCTCTCGTGACATTTACGAGTACGAGAAACTGCCTCATCTTCCGACAAAGCAAATCACCTCGTCGAAGCGGAATTTAGCGGGGGGTAGTGTCGACCAGGATCCTTGCCAAGGTCAATGTCACGGCCAGGGTCGTCAGGCATCGGATGTTGCCTCTGCTActgggatgaagaagcatgTCGTGGCAACATCCCCCTCGACTCTCTGTCGAGCACCCAAAACAGCTTCACAGCCATTTCGACGTCGGCCAGCGGTTGATTCAGAGACATTTCGGCCTCTCGACTCATCGcgagcagcatctgcgcTGAGTGTCAACAAGCACAATTATGAGAACACGGGGCCACCGTCCACTCGTGAATCTCCAG AGCGCTTCGCTGAAATATACGACCTATTGAAAGACACGGTTACCGAGCGTTCCATCTGGGAGCAGGTTAAGAAGCACTCGGCCGGTCAATTCGAGTGGCTGATGACCCATCTGCCGTCTCCAGATTCAACCATCCACGACAGCTCCTCTGAAGAGTACCTTGAAGGGCACGGCACGTACGGAGTTGACGATACGGTGTACGCCTGCAGTCTAGTGttgcagaagaagcgagcGCCTCATAGCGACAGCGAGTGCCCGCTCAATTCATATTATCTGTTGGCCACGCCGTTGCAGTACAGCGCCAATTGGACTGTGGAGATGCAGGAGCCTCGGATCAtgggcgaggacgacgaaTCTGTAACCTGGGTAGACGGAAGCCGTCCAGGAACGCCACCAATGAAGATTCCGGAGATTGTATATGCTGTTGAGAATGCAGTGTCGCCGACGTTTACGGCAGTGAGTGACAGAAGCTTTGGCGAGAGCTCATCAAGGACCACATCGTTCTCACTGCCACGAATCGAAGACTCTCTAGAGGAGCTGGACCGACTGGAGGATGAGATAGAGGCACTGAATGCTTTTACAACCTCTCAACAGCTGCACTCTCAACAGCTGGCGCTGCTAGAAAAacggcaacagcagcagctagcAAAAGCTGTCCCTCAGCCAGCGGCAGAGAAGGTGGCTAAAGCCTCGAAAAGATCGGCCATAGCGGGTGCGCCGGCCACAGTTCGCGTTAAGCCTACAGAGAAAGTTAGTGCGCTGCCACGTCGGTCTACGTCTCTTGTGGTGCGGGAGAGGATCCCAGAAGAGCCAACCACCAAAGGATCTCTGAGCCGCCGGTCGGGTCTTGGCTTGTTCATGTCCAAAGCTGGTAGCACCCTGGCGACGGTCGCCAAGTCCTCGATTGGATCATCAAAAACGCCTACGATTCCCAAGTTCGAGTTACCAGGTAAGGCTGTAGCTCGGCGCTTGAAGGAGGTTCGTGATGCCCGCGAAGCACAGCAAGCCGCGGCTCACAAGGCATTagaagctcctccagccaGGCCAAGAACTAGCAAGACTCTGTCCAGACCTACATTTGAGTTGCCCGGAGATACCATCTCCCGgcggaagaaggaggaaagcGAGGCAAAGCTCAAGGCccaggaggaagagcagcgcaAGAAACGGGAATTCAAGGCACGGCCTGCAAAACCAAGCTCTACGCCCAGCACGCTTCCCCGGGACACGGTGGCAAGTCGGGCTCGCCAAGCCAAAATTCAGGAAGAGACTGCAGAAAGACTGGCTGCCTCGTTGCATAAGGTCAAGCGGCTATCGCTGGGTCTTGTGCGCGACGAGCCGACGACACCCACGCTTATcaagacggagaagaagcgcggcGGGCGCAgctccatgatggcggccGCTGAGGAGATCAATAGAACTGTTCTGGCATCATTGGGCAGCTCAACTAAGAATAAGAATCTGTTGTCCATAGGAGGCTTGATGTCGCGGCTGAAACCCCGAAGCAAAGAGATCCAGGCACACGACACTGCAAGCATCAACGAGAGGAAGAGCTGTGATATCAGCGAAAGGCCAGTGACTGCTAAAGCAGCCCGCGATGAGGCAGCTGAGCGCTCTAGGAAGGCGAGCCGCGAGTGGGCAGAGAGAAAGCACCGTAAGGAGGCACCGCCTCTGAAATAG